A stretch of Pseudomonas sp. 7SR1 DNA encodes these proteins:
- a CDS encoding gamma carbonic anhydrase family protein — protein sequence MKYRLGDARVEIHPQSWVAPNATLVGKVRLEEGASVWFNAVLRGDNELILVGKDSNVQDGTVMHTDMGFPLTIGTGVTIGHNAMLHGCTVGDYSLIGINAVILNGAKIGRNCIIGANALIGENKEIPDGSLVMGSPGKVVRELTEAQKKMLEASAAHYVHNAQRYARDLKEQEQ from the coding sequence ATGAAATATCGCCTGGGCGATGCCCGCGTCGAAATCCACCCACAGAGCTGGGTTGCGCCCAATGCCACGCTGGTGGGCAAGGTCCGCCTCGAAGAAGGCGCCAGTGTCTGGTTCAATGCGGTACTGCGTGGAGACAATGAACTGATCCTGGTGGGCAAGGACAGTAACGTGCAGGACGGCACGGTGATGCACACCGACATGGGGTTCCCGCTGACCATCGGCACCGGCGTGACCATCGGTCATAACGCCATGCTGCACGGCTGCACGGTGGGGGACTACAGCCTCATTGGCATCAATGCGGTGATCCTCAATGGCGCGAAGATCGGCAGGAACTGCATCATCGGCGCCAACGCGCTGATCGGTGAAAACAAGGAGATTCCCGACGGTTCGCTGGTGATGGGCTCACCCGGCAAGGTCGTCAGGGAATTGACCGAAGCCCAGAAGAAAATGCTGGAAGCCAGCGCCGCGCATTACGTCCACAACGCGCAGCGTTACGCCCGTGACCTGAAGGAGCAGGAACAATGA
- a CDS encoding DUF1289 domain-containing protein, whose protein sequence is MNTPERPVPSPCVNICSLDDHDICTGCQRTVSEITRWRKMDNDERRHVLALCHERAKANGLVWALPTSS, encoded by the coding sequence ATGAACACCCCCGAACGCCCGGTGCCGTCACCCTGTGTGAACATCTGCTCGTTGGACGACCATGACATCTGCACCGGTTGCCAGCGCACGGTGTCGGAAATCACTCGCTGGAGAAAAATGGACAACGATGAACGGCGTCATGTCCTGGCGCTGTGTCATGAGCGGGCCAAGGCCAATGGACTGGTGTGGGCGTTGCCGACCAGCTCCTGA
- a CDS encoding Pr6Pr family membrane protein encodes MDNALRRRLVSLAALLGWLGLSIQLYLILLGRWSLGASLLGGLVNFFSFFTVLTNTLVAVVLTWEVTPRESAVRRWFLLPSVSSGIAVSIALVSLAYNLLLRHLWQPEGWQFVADELLHDVMPLLYVAYWWLCVPKGTLRLRHIGLWIAYPLVYFAYVLLRGDLLAAYPYPFIDVSNLGYPQVFLNAGGILAGFVGIALGVVGLDRWAGRPSR; translated from the coding sequence ATCGATAACGCCTTGCGCCGACGCCTGGTGTCGCTGGCGGCATTGCTCGGTTGGCTGGGGTTGAGCATCCAGCTCTACCTGATCCTGCTCGGTCGCTGGAGCCTCGGCGCGAGCCTGCTGGGCGGCCTGGTGAATTTCTTCAGCTTCTTCACGGTACTGACCAACACCCTGGTGGCGGTGGTACTGACCTGGGAAGTGACCCCGCGCGAATCAGCGGTGCGGCGCTGGTTCCTGCTACCCAGCGTAAGCAGCGGTATCGCCGTGAGCATCGCCCTGGTCAGCCTGGCCTACAACCTGCTGCTACGCCATCTGTGGCAACCCGAAGGCTGGCAGTTCGTGGCCGACGAACTGCTGCACGACGTGATGCCGCTGCTGTACGTCGCCTATTGGTGGCTTTGCGTTCCCAAGGGCACCTTGCGCCTCAGGCACATCGGGCTATGGATAGCCTATCCCCTGGTGTATTTCGCCTATGTCCTGCTAAGGGGCGACCTGCTGGCGGCGTACCCCTACCCTTTCATCGACGTGTCGAACCTGGGCTATCCACAAGTGTTCCTCAATGCCGGAGGGATCTTGGCAGGATTCGTCGGCATCGCGCTGGGTGTGGTGGGGCTGGACCGGTGGGCAGGCCGACCTTCCAGGTAA